A window of the Falco rusticolus isolate bFalRus1 chromosome 1, bFalRus1.pri, whole genome shotgun sequence genome harbors these coding sequences:
- the IDH3B gene encoding isocitrate dehydrogenase [NAD] subunit beta, mitochondrial isoform X3: MFLTYNCATGTDILRVSENAKSEGMFQVTMLPGDGVGPELMHAVKEVFKAASVPVVFDEHHLSEVQNMASEEKLDQVVDSMKESKVALIGKIHTPMEYKGELASYDMRLRRKLDLFANVVHVKSLPGYKTRHNNLDLVIIREQTEGEYSSLEHESAKGVIECLKIITRAKSQRIAKFAFDYATKKGRSKVTAVHKANIMKLGDGLFLQCCEEVAELYPKIKFDTMIIDNCCMQLVQNPYQFDVLVMPNLYGNIIDNLAAGLVGGAGVVPGESYSAEYAVFEMGARHPFAQAVGRNIANPTAMLLSAANMLRHLNLEFHSNLISDAVKKVIKVGKVRTRDLGGYSTTSDFVKSVIDNLHPHYGA; the protein is encoded by the exons ATGTTTCTAACTTACAATTGTGCTACGGGTACGGATATTCTTCGTGTT TCAGAAAATGCGAAGTCTGAGGGCATGTTCCAGGTCACCATGCTGCCTGGAGATGGGGTGGGCCCGGAGCTCATGCATGCCGTCAAGGAGGTGTTCAAG GCTGCCAGCGTGCCTGTGGTCTTCGATGAGCATCACCTGAGCGAGGTGCAGAACATGGCgtcagaagaaaaactggaCCAGGTGGTTGACTCTATGAAGGAAAGTAAAGTTGCCCTGATAG GCAAGATCCACACCCCCATGGAGTACAAGGGAGAGCTGGCTTCTTACGATATGAGGCTCAG GCGCAAGTTGGACTTGTTTGCAAATGTTGTGCATGTGAAGAGCTTACCAGGCTATAAAACACGCCACAACAACTTGGACCTCGTGATCATTCGTGAGCAGACGGAGGGGGAGTACAGCTCCCTGGAACATGAG AGCGCAAAGGGAGTCATCGAATGCCTGAAGATCATCACCCGGGCCAAGTCGCAGCGCATTGCCAAGTTTGCCTTTGACTATGCCACCAAAAAAGGGCGCTCTAAGGTCACAGCTGTGCACAAGGCCAACATTAT GAAACTGGGCGATGGGCtcttcctgcagtgctgtgaagaAGTGGCAGAACTGTACCCCAAGATCAAATTTGACACCATGATCATTGACAACTGCTGCATGCAG CTGGTGCAGAACCCCTACCAGTTCGATGTCCTTGTGATGCCGAACCTCTATGGAAACATCATTGATAACCTGGCAGCTGGCTTGGTGGGCGGCGCTGGCGTGGTTCCTGGGGAGAGTTACAGCGCCGAGTACGCAGTGTTCGAGATG GGCGCCCGCCACCCCTTCGCgcaggctgtgggcaggaaCATTGCCAATCCCACTGCCATGCTGCTCTCGGCCGCCAACATGCTGCGGCATCTCAA CTTGGAATTTCACTCCAACTTGATCTCGGATGCGGTGAAGAAGGTGATCAAAGTCGGAAAA GTTCGGACACGGGACTTGGGCGGTTACTCCACCACTTCTGACTTCGTGAAGTCTGTGATTGACAACCTGCACCCCCACTATGGTGCCTAG
- the IDH3B gene encoding isocitrate dehydrogenase [NAD] subunit beta, mitochondrial isoform X1 codes for MAALSVGRAAAGRLLRAQSLGVWRSLHASAALQQIPRAKSENAKSEGMFQVTMLPGDGVGPELMHAVKEVFKAASVPVVFDEHHLSEVQNMASEEKLDQVVDSMKESKVALIGKIHTPMEYKGELASYDMRLRRKLDLFANVVHVKSLPGYKTRHNNLDLVIIREQTEGEYSSLEHESAKGVIECLKIITRAKSQRIAKFAFDYATKKGRSKVTAVHKANIMKLGDGLFLQCCEEVAELYPKIKFDTMIIDNCCMQLVQNPYQFDVLVMPNLYGNIIDNLAAGLVGGAGVVPGESYSAEYAVFEMGARHPFAQAVGRNIANPTAMLLSAANMLRHLNLEFHSNLISDAVKKVIKVGKVRTRDLGGYSTTSDFVKSVIDNLHPHYGA; via the exons TCAGAAAATGCGAAGTCTGAGGGCATGTTCCAGGTCACCATGCTGCCTGGAGATGGGGTGGGCCCGGAGCTCATGCATGCCGTCAAGGAGGTGTTCAAG GCTGCCAGCGTGCCTGTGGTCTTCGATGAGCATCACCTGAGCGAGGTGCAGAACATGGCgtcagaagaaaaactggaCCAGGTGGTTGACTCTATGAAGGAAAGTAAAGTTGCCCTGATAG GCAAGATCCACACCCCCATGGAGTACAAGGGAGAGCTGGCTTCTTACGATATGAGGCTCAG GCGCAAGTTGGACTTGTTTGCAAATGTTGTGCATGTGAAGAGCTTACCAGGCTATAAAACACGCCACAACAACTTGGACCTCGTGATCATTCGTGAGCAGACGGAGGGGGAGTACAGCTCCCTGGAACATGAG AGCGCAAAGGGAGTCATCGAATGCCTGAAGATCATCACCCGGGCCAAGTCGCAGCGCATTGCCAAGTTTGCCTTTGACTATGCCACCAAAAAAGGGCGCTCTAAGGTCACAGCTGTGCACAAGGCCAACATTAT GAAACTGGGCGATGGGCtcttcctgcagtgctgtgaagaAGTGGCAGAACTGTACCCCAAGATCAAATTTGACACCATGATCATTGACAACTGCTGCATGCAG CTGGTGCAGAACCCCTACCAGTTCGATGTCCTTGTGATGCCGAACCTCTATGGAAACATCATTGATAACCTGGCAGCTGGCTTGGTGGGCGGCGCTGGCGTGGTTCCTGGGGAGAGTTACAGCGCCGAGTACGCAGTGTTCGAGATG GGCGCCCGCCACCCCTTCGCgcaggctgtgggcaggaaCATTGCCAATCCCACTGCCATGCTGCTCTCGGCCGCCAACATGCTGCGGCATCTCAA CTTGGAATTTCACTCCAACTTGATCTCGGATGCGGTGAAGAAGGTGATCAAAGTCGGAAAA GTTCGGACACGGGACTTGGGCGGTTACTCCACCACTTCTGACTTCGTGAAGTCTGTGATTGACAACCTGCACCCCCACTATGGTGCCTAG
- the IDH3B gene encoding isocitrate dehydrogenase [NAD] subunit beta, mitochondrial isoform X2 yields MAALSVGRAAAGRLLRAQSLGVWRSLHASAALQQIPRAKSENAKSEGMFQVTMLPGDGVGPELMHAVKEVFKAASVPVVFDEHHLSEVQNMASEEKLDQVVDSMKESKVALIGKIHTPMEYKGELASYDMRLRRKLDLFANVVHVKSLPGYKTRHNNLDLVIIREQTEGEYSSLEHESAKGVIECLKIITRAKSQRIAKFAFDYATKKGRSKVTAVHKANIMKLGDGLFLQCCEEVAELYPKIKFDTMIIDNCCMQLVQNPYQFDVLVMPNLYGNIIDNLAAGLVGGAGVVPGESYSAEYAVFEMGARHPFAQAVGRNIANPTAMLLSAANMLRHLNLEFHSNLISDAVKKVIKVGKVRTADMGGYATSMDFTQAVIAALDV; encoded by the exons TCAGAAAATGCGAAGTCTGAGGGCATGTTCCAGGTCACCATGCTGCCTGGAGATGGGGTGGGCCCGGAGCTCATGCATGCCGTCAAGGAGGTGTTCAAG GCTGCCAGCGTGCCTGTGGTCTTCGATGAGCATCACCTGAGCGAGGTGCAGAACATGGCgtcagaagaaaaactggaCCAGGTGGTTGACTCTATGAAGGAAAGTAAAGTTGCCCTGATAG GCAAGATCCACACCCCCATGGAGTACAAGGGAGAGCTGGCTTCTTACGATATGAGGCTCAG GCGCAAGTTGGACTTGTTTGCAAATGTTGTGCATGTGAAGAGCTTACCAGGCTATAAAACACGCCACAACAACTTGGACCTCGTGATCATTCGTGAGCAGACGGAGGGGGAGTACAGCTCCCTGGAACATGAG AGCGCAAAGGGAGTCATCGAATGCCTGAAGATCATCACCCGGGCCAAGTCGCAGCGCATTGCCAAGTTTGCCTTTGACTATGCCACCAAAAAAGGGCGCTCTAAGGTCACAGCTGTGCACAAGGCCAACATTAT GAAACTGGGCGATGGGCtcttcctgcagtgctgtgaagaAGTGGCAGAACTGTACCCCAAGATCAAATTTGACACCATGATCATTGACAACTGCTGCATGCAG CTGGTGCAGAACCCCTACCAGTTCGATGTCCTTGTGATGCCGAACCTCTATGGAAACATCATTGATAACCTGGCAGCTGGCTTGGTGGGCGGCGCTGGCGTGGTTCCTGGGGAGAGTTACAGCGCCGAGTACGCAGTGTTCGAGATG GGCGCCCGCCACCCCTTCGCgcaggctgtgggcaggaaCATTGCCAATCCCACTGCCATGCTGCTCTCGGCCGCCAACATGCTGCGGCATCTCAA CTTGGAATTTCACTCCAACTTGATCTCGGATGCGGTGAAGAAGGTGATCAAAGTCGGAAAA GTGCGCACGGCGGACATGGGGGGCTACGCCACGTCCATGGATTTCACCCAAGCCGTGATAGCTGCCCTGGATGTCTAG